A part of Streptomyces sp. NBC_01497 genomic DNA contains:
- a CDS encoding helix-turn-helix transcriptional regulator, with protein MARQELAHYLRDRRAALRPHEIGLAATGTDRRTPGLRREEVAQLAHMSVDYYTRLEQARGPRPSARILDALARALRLTPAERSHLFRLAGSSAPPGISAVRRVRPQVARMLERLPETGAIVTDAAYDVVTWNPLARALLGADLGDGTTNLARRRFLGQGRMYESSSAEEFGHVVVARLRRAADRYPHDPRLAELLAELHARSEEFRQIWEERPIHAPGHRTKTLDHPEAGTLRLNCDVLLVPEDDQEVVLMTADPGSPAVRALRRLATQAT; from the coding sequence ATGGCGCGGCAGGAGCTGGCCCACTACTTGCGGGACCGCCGCGCGGCCCTGCGTCCGCATGAGATCGGTCTGGCGGCGACGGGCACCGACCGCCGCACACCGGGTCTGCGCCGCGAAGAAGTGGCGCAGCTCGCCCACATGTCGGTCGACTACTACACGCGGCTGGAGCAAGCCCGGGGGCCGCGGCCATCGGCCCGGATCCTGGACGCGCTGGCCCGCGCGCTGCGGCTCACGCCGGCCGAACGCAGCCATCTGTTCCGCCTGGCGGGTTCGAGCGCGCCGCCCGGCATCAGCGCCGTGCGGCGGGTGCGCCCGCAGGTGGCCCGGATGCTGGAGCGCCTGCCGGAGACCGGTGCCATCGTCACTGACGCGGCGTACGACGTCGTCACCTGGAACCCCCTGGCCCGGGCCCTGCTCGGCGCCGACCTTGGAGACGGGACGACGAACCTGGCCCGACGCCGCTTCCTGGGCCAGGGGCGGATGTACGAGAGCTCCAGCGCCGAGGAATTCGGGCACGTCGTGGTGGCGCGGCTACGCCGGGCCGCGGACCGCTACCCGCATGACCCGCGGCTGGCCGAACTACTGGCCGAACTGCACGCCCGCAGTGAGGAGTTCCGGCAGATCTGGGAGGAGCGTCCGATCCACGCTCCAGGACACCGCACCAAGACCCTGGACCATCCGGAGGCCGGTACGCTGCGGTTGAACTGCGATGTCCTGCTCGTGCCCGAGGATGACCAGGAGGTTGTCCTGATGACGGCCGACCCCGGATCACCTGCCGTGCGCGCCCTGCGCAGGCTGGCCACGCAGGCGACCTGA
- a CDS encoding SDR family NAD(P)-dependent oxidoreductase, with protein MSVNGKAGIVTGAGSGLGEASAKRLAREGAKIVVADRDTVSAERVTKDIAAEGGRAVAFTADIATFEAAQELVAFAARAYGHLDFALNNAGVTPTPADTHEVDPQDWLDVIGINLTGTFFCMKAELAHLVGHGGGAILNMASTAGLMAHAGRPAYAASKHGIIGLTRSAAVEYAERGIRINAIAPGPIDGPSAQGLPLEVRKVIADKTAMRRPGTVDEVATVAAFLLSEEASFVTGSVYEVNGGQTQL; from the coding sequence ATGTCCGTCAACGGCAAGGCCGGAATCGTCACCGGTGCCGGATCCGGCCTGGGCGAGGCCAGCGCCAAGCGGCTCGCCCGCGAGGGTGCAAAGATCGTCGTCGCGGACCGTGACACCGTCAGCGCCGAACGAGTTACCAAGGACATCGCCGCGGAGGGAGGGCGGGCCGTCGCCTTCACAGCCGACATCGCCACCTTCGAGGCGGCGCAGGAACTCGTCGCGTTCGCGGCGCGTGCCTACGGCCATCTGGACTTCGCCCTCAACAACGCCGGCGTGACCCCCACGCCGGCCGACACACACGAGGTCGACCCGCAGGACTGGCTCGATGTTATCGGGATCAATCTGACCGGCACCTTCTTCTGCATGAAGGCCGAGCTGGCCCACCTCGTCGGCCACGGCGGCGGCGCCATCCTCAACATGGCCTCCACAGCAGGCTTGATGGCACACGCTGGACGCCCCGCCTACGCGGCCTCCAAGCACGGGATCATCGGTCTGACCCGCAGTGCCGCCGTCGAGTACGCCGAACGCGGCATCCGGATCAACGCGATCGCACCCGGCCCGATCGACGGACCGTCGGCGCAGGGCCTGCCTCTGGAAGTCCGCAAGGTCATCGCCGACAAGACCGCGATGAGGCGACCCGGCACCGTGGACGAGGTCGCCACCGTGGCTGCCTTCCTGCTGTCAGAGGAGGCCTCCTTCGTCACCGGCTCCGTCTACGAGGTCAACGGCGGCCAGACCCAGTTGTGA
- a CDS encoding TetR/AcrR family transcriptional regulator — protein sequence MSAAPVGTREIGRHAVRAELARVAFNRFCLTGFSQVTFADLSEAAGVSRSTFLRYFGTKEDVVLFVFDPVGDVIADALDAERANQDDWSRLRNALESAVGFLVRDVQELVTILGLVEQTPALCARLREKQAEWRPKIVARLQKSASSTDGSSVVANVRVAAALEILWIVLGRWSASDGREDLGKLLDAAFAAFSTPACQQTDVPS from the coding sequence ATGAGTGCAGCACCAGTGGGTACCCGTGAGATCGGCCGTCACGCGGTGCGAGCAGAGCTAGCTCGCGTGGCGTTCAACCGGTTCTGCCTCACCGGCTTCAGCCAGGTCACCTTCGCCGACCTCTCCGAAGCCGCTGGAGTGTCGCGGAGTACCTTCCTGCGCTACTTCGGCACCAAGGAAGACGTGGTTCTGTTCGTCTTCGACCCTGTTGGTGACGTCATCGCTGACGCCCTCGATGCCGAGCGAGCCAATCAGGACGACTGGAGCAGGCTGCGCAACGCTCTGGAGTCAGCCGTGGGGTTCCTCGTGCGCGACGTCCAGGAACTCGTGACGATCCTCGGCCTCGTCGAGCAGACCCCAGCCCTGTGCGCACGCCTTCGGGAGAAGCAGGCTGAATGGCGGCCAAAGATCGTCGCCCGACTGCAGAAGTCAGCTTCCTCGACCGACGGGTCATCGGTCGTCGCCAACGTTCGGGTAGCGGCAGCGCTCGAAATCTTGTGGATCGTCCTCGGGCGATGGAGCGCGAGCGACGGCCGAGAGGACCTCGGCAAACTGCTGGACGCTGCGTTCGCCGCCTTCTCGACCCCGGCATGCCAGCAGACGGACGTTCCGTCGTAG
- a CDS encoding TetR/AcrR family transcriptional regulator produces the protein MARYDAVMGTLAAKTEAGGMRDVARRAVRAEIAAKAMELFLDQGFEETTVNQVAAAVGMSSRSLFRYFDTKEDMAMGGLVELGHDVATALQDRPADEGPWAALRHALEVCVESLEDDEGGLRRAKMLAGTPSLRTAMLDKQTRWQQMLVPHVEQRLQASGRPQALQARALVSAALGCLDVAATVWTEVEGGRPLTKLVDDAFAAVRS, from the coding sequence ATGGCACGCTATGATGCGGTGATGGGGACTCTGGCAGCGAAGACGGAAGCCGGTGGGATGCGCGATGTGGCCCGGCGGGCAGTGCGCGCCGAGATCGCGGCCAAGGCGATGGAGCTGTTCCTGGACCAAGGGTTCGAGGAGACGACCGTCAACCAGGTCGCGGCCGCGGTCGGAATGTCCAGCCGGAGCCTGTTCCGCTATTTCGACACCAAGGAAGACATGGCGATGGGCGGGCTCGTCGAACTCGGACACGACGTTGCCACGGCACTGCAAGACCGACCGGCCGACGAGGGGCCCTGGGCCGCTCTGCGGCACGCGCTGGAAGTGTGCGTCGAGTCGCTTGAAGACGACGAAGGCGGCCTGCGCCGGGCGAAGATGCTCGCCGGCACCCCCTCGTTGCGCACCGCCATGCTCGACAAGCAGACGCGCTGGCAGCAGATGCTCGTTCCGCATGTCGAGCAACGCCTACAAGCCTCGGGGCGACCGCAGGCCCTGCAGGCTCGCGCTCTGGTCTCTGCAGCTTTGGGCTGCCTGGACGTCGCGGCGACGGTGTGGACCGAGGTCGAGGGCGGGCGGCCGTTGACGAAACTCGTCGACGACGCGTTCGCCGCCGTACGTTCGTAG
- a CDS encoding oxygenase MpaB family protein: MVDLPRDQAQLARRMGAYRAVSHARPEARPTVRLLVLKPPLPWPPCRPAAGVLAANGVSMLPLWARAELMLPYVPAVAEPSTKQTTSGVPAAGTGSLPVGA; encoded by the coding sequence GTGGTTGACCTGCCCCGCGACCAGGCGCAGTTGGCTCGCCGGATGGGCGCGTACCGGGCCGTATCGCATGCAAGGCCCGAGGCGCGCCCTACCGTACGGCTCCTGGTGCTGAAGCCGCCGCTGCCGTGGCCGCCCTGCCGGCCCGCCGCAGGGGTGCTGGCGGCGAACGGAGTATCGATGTTGCCGCTGTGGGCGAGGGCGGAATTGATGCTGCCGTACGTGCCGGCTGTCGCGGAGCCCTCTACGAAGCAAACGACGAGTGGTGTGCCGGCGGCGGGCACTGGCTCGCTGCCTGTCGGTGCATGA
- a CDS encoding SDR family oxidoreductase: protein MNDRIALVTGANKGIGKHIARLLAAEGLTVYVGSRDPGPGRRAVEEIGAGARLLVLDVTDPDGIAQAAAQVDRLDVLVNNAGISPSLAPPADTGVEEYRRTYETNVFGVAAVTNAFLPALRRSPRPRIVNISSGTASLTWSTTPNPQFTPGSGGAAAYRSSKAALNALTVLYAQTLAEDGFKVNALAPGLRATELNPLAAAAGGDPAEAAQGALRLALLPDDGPTGGFFSWDGTPVPW, encoded by the coding sequence ATGAACGATCGCATAGCTTTGGTCACCGGTGCCAACAAGGGAATCGGCAAGCATATCGCCCGGCTGCTCGCCGCCGAGGGCCTCACCGTGTACGTGGGCTCCCGTGACCCCGGTCCCGGGCGGCGGGCCGTCGAGGAGATCGGCGCCGGGGCCCGCCTGCTGGTCCTCGACGTGACAGATCCCGACGGCATCGCACAGGCCGCGGCTCAGGTGGACCGCTTGGACGTACTGGTCAACAACGCCGGCATCTCGCCGTCACTTGCCCCGCCGGCCGACACCGGCGTCGAGGAATACCGGCGCACATACGAGACCAATGTGTTCGGGGTAGCGGCGGTGACCAATGCCTTCCTGCCCGCCCTGCGCCGGTCCCCGCGCCCGCGCATAGTCAACATCTCCAGTGGCACCGCGTCGCTGACCTGGAGCACCACCCCCAATCCCCAGTTCACCCCGGGAAGCGGCGGCGCCGCCGCCTACCGGTCGTCCAAGGCCGCCCTCAACGCCCTTACCGTCCTGTACGCCCAGACGCTGGCCGAGGACGGATTCAAGGTCAACGCGCTTGCCCCCGGCCTGCGGGCCACCGAACTCAACCCCCTGGCCGCCGCTGCCGGCGGCGACCCGGCCGAGGCCGCGCAGGGTGCCCTCCGTCTGGCCCTGCTGCCGGACGACGGCCCCACCGGTGGCTTCTTCTCCTGGGACGGAACGCCCGTGCCCTGGTGA
- a CDS encoding hydrophobic protein, whose amino-acid sequence MVPILLVLLLALILFGAGFALHLLWWIAIIVLVVWALGFLIRPAAHSGGKRSRWYRW is encoded by the coding sequence ATGGTTCCCATTCTGCTTGTTCTTCTTCTCGCTCTCATTCTCTTCGGGGCCGGTTTCGCTCTCCACCTGCTGTGGTGGATCGCGATCATCGTGCTCGTCGTGTGGGCGCTGGGCTTCCTGATCCGCCCGGCCGCACACAGCGGTGGCAAGCGAAGCCGCTGGTACCGCTGGTAA
- a CDS encoding VOC family protein, giving the protein MDIDFHEDGAPAWVELRTPDAEKSKRFYGQLFGWTFADGFGSQPHSQMAELGGRPAAAVTATPGTQRGSWTTFINVTDLAKTVEKIAATGGRVVKGPRSLGTAGRSAVVADHAGTPFGLWEGDEHHGFGVSGEPGAFHGGELITDDTGASSAFYRQVFGWTLGEPYGPLNRRDWQLGGRMVAVLLPRPPAMPSELPPYWDVYFTVADAAQTTDAAVRLGATMLMPATATEHGVIAVLSDSVGALLTVLAPSH; this is encoded by the coding sequence GTGGATATCGACTTCCATGAGGACGGCGCCCCGGCGTGGGTGGAGCTGCGTACGCCCGACGCCGAGAAGAGCAAGCGTTTCTACGGGCAGCTGTTCGGCTGGACCTTCGCCGACGGGTTCGGCAGCCAACCCCATTCGCAGATGGCGGAGTTGGGTGGGCGCCCGGCCGCCGCCGTCACCGCGACGCCCGGTACGCAACGCGGCTCCTGGACCACGTTCATCAACGTGACGGACCTTGCAAAGACCGTCGAGAAGATCGCCGCAACCGGCGGAAGGGTGGTGAAGGGACCCCGATCGCTGGGCACAGCTGGGCGCTCGGCCGTGGTGGCCGACCACGCCGGGACCCCGTTCGGGCTGTGGGAGGGCGATGAGCACCACGGCTTCGGTGTCAGCGGTGAGCCCGGAGCCTTCCACGGCGGCGAGCTGATCACCGACGACACTGGTGCGTCCTCGGCGTTCTACCGTCAGGTTTTCGGCTGGACGCTCGGTGAGCCATACGGCCCCCTGAACCGCCGGGACTGGCAGCTGGGCGGCCGGATGGTGGCGGTGCTGCTGCCTCGGCCACCGGCCATGCCCTCCGAGCTGCCACCGTACTGGGACGTGTACTTCACCGTGGCCGACGCCGCGCAGACGACCGACGCCGCAGTCCGGCTCGGCGCCACGATGCTGATGCCGGCCACCGCGACCGAGCACGGTGTCATCGCGGTCCTCAGCGACTCCGTCGGAGCACTGCTCACCGTTCTTGCCCCCAGCCACTGA
- the uvrA gene encoding excinuclease ABC subunit UvrA, which produces MNKDATDSFVHVRGASENNLRNLDVDVPRDAMVAFTGISGSGKSSLAFGTLYAEAQRRYFESVAPYARRLLQQVGAPHVREITGLPPAVALQQRRGSPSSRSTVGTITTLSNLLRMLYSRAGTYPPRAARLEAESFSPNTAAGACPECHGLGVVHDVAEDLLVPDPSLSIREGAIAAWPGAWQGANLRSVVSGLGIDIDRPWRRLRKKDRDWLLYTDEQPSVYIEPEEDRVDYGYQGKFWSARKHVMHVLADSKSEKMRERALRFVRSVPCPVCHGSGLRPEALAVTFAGRSIAAINAMPLTEVVALLRPFAGRSEADATTSTALSGATTEAAVRICGDLVARVDVLLDLGLGYLSLGRRSTTLSPGEAQRLRIATQLRSGLFGVVYVLDEPSAGLHPADAEPLLDVLDRLKAAGNSLFVVEHDMDVVRRADWVVDIGPGAGEGGGRVLYSGPVAGLERVEESATSEYLFGRAKPLDHRPRTPHGWLHLSGVSRHNLHDVSVDVPLCVLTAVTGVSGSGKSTLVTQVLAEVVRGHLGLVPEEPDEAQLEVDVQDASGVESFDRLVRVDQRPIGRTPRSNLATYTGMFDAVRKLYAATDKARARGYSAGRFSFNVPEGRCETCQGEGFVAVELLFLPGTYAPCPTCRGARYNAETLEVTYRGKNIAEVLGLSVDAAATFLSAVPAASRSLQTLREVGLGYLRLGQPATELSGGEAQRIKLATELQRARRGHALYLLDEPTAGLHPSDIALLLRQLHRLVDAGNTVVLVEHDLDTIATADWVIDLGPGGGDAGGRVVAAGRPAKVARARRSATAPYLAARLARSDDGARG; this is translated from the coding sequence GTGAACAAGGACGCGACCGACTCCTTCGTGCATGTCCGGGGCGCCAGTGAGAACAACCTGCGGAACCTCGATGTCGACGTTCCGCGGGACGCGATGGTCGCCTTCACCGGCATCTCCGGTTCGGGCAAGTCCTCGCTTGCGTTCGGCACGCTCTACGCGGAGGCCCAGCGGCGCTACTTCGAGTCCGTGGCACCGTACGCCCGAAGGCTGTTGCAACAGGTCGGCGCGCCGCACGTGCGGGAGATCACCGGACTGCCACCGGCCGTGGCCCTGCAGCAGCGACGCGGGTCGCCCAGCTCGCGCTCGACGGTCGGCACGATCACCACGCTGTCCAATCTGTTGCGGATGCTGTACTCGCGCGCCGGTACCTATCCGCCCCGGGCCGCACGGCTGGAGGCCGAGTCGTTCTCACCCAACACTGCGGCCGGCGCCTGTCCGGAGTGCCACGGACTGGGCGTCGTGCACGACGTCGCCGAGGACCTGCTCGTCCCGGACCCCTCGCTGAGCATCCGCGAGGGGGCGATCGCCGCCTGGCCGGGCGCCTGGCAGGGCGCCAACCTGCGCAGTGTCGTCAGCGGCCTGGGAATCGACATCGACCGGCCGTGGCGCAGGCTCAGGAAGAAGGACCGGGACTGGCTGCTGTACACGGACGAGCAGCCCTCCGTGTACATCGAGCCGGAGGAGGACCGCGTCGACTACGGCTACCAGGGCAAGTTCTGGAGCGCCCGCAAGCACGTCATGCACGTCCTCGCCGACTCCAAGAGCGAGAAGATGCGCGAACGCGCGCTCCGTTTCGTCAGGAGTGTGCCCTGCCCGGTGTGTCACGGCAGCGGACTACGGCCCGAGGCGCTCGCCGTGACCTTCGCCGGACGTTCCATCGCCGCGATCAACGCGATGCCGCTCACCGAGGTCGTGGCGCTGCTGCGGCCCTTCGCGGGGCGGTCCGAGGCCGACGCCACCACGTCGACCGCCCTATCCGGGGCGACGACCGAGGCCGCGGTCCGGATCTGCGGCGATCTGGTCGCGCGGGTCGACGTACTGCTCGACCTGGGCCTCGGATATCTCAGCCTCGGGCGCCGCTCGACGACCCTGTCACCCGGCGAGGCGCAGCGCCTGCGGATCGCCACCCAGCTGCGCTCGGGGCTGTTCGGCGTCGTCTACGTCCTCGACGAACCCTCCGCGGGCCTGCACCCGGCTGACGCGGAACCGCTGCTGGACGTGCTGGACCGCCTCAAGGCGGCGGGCAACTCGCTGTTCGTCGTGGAGCACGACATGGACGTCGTACGGCGGGCGGACTGGGTGGTCGACATCGGCCCCGGCGCGGGCGAGGGCGGCGGGCGCGTCCTGTACAGCGGCCCGGTCGCCGGTCTTGAGCGGGTGGAGGAGTCGGCCACGAGCGAGTACCTGTTCGGGCGCGCCAAGCCGCTCGATCACCGCCCGCGCACACCGCACGGCTGGCTGCACCTGAGCGGCGTCTCCCGCCACAATCTGCACGACGTGTCCGTCGACGTACCGCTCTGCGTACTGACGGCGGTGACGGGCGTGTCCGGTTCTGGAAAGTCGACGCTGGTGACGCAGGTGCTCGCCGAGGTCGTCCGCGGCCACCTCGGACTCGTACCCGAGGAGCCCGACGAGGCGCAGCTGGAGGTCGACGTCCAGGACGCGTCGGGAGTCGAGTCGTTCGACCGGCTGGTCCGGGTCGACCAACGGCCCATCGGCCGAACTCCCCGGTCCAACCTGGCCACGTACACAGGGATGTTCGACGCGGTGCGCAAGCTGTACGCGGCGACGGACAAGGCCAGGGCGCGCGGCTACTCGGCCGGGCGGTTCTCCTTCAACGTGCCCGAAGGGCGGTGCGAGACCTGCCAGGGCGAAGGATTCGTCGCGGTGGAACTGCTGTTCCTGCCTGGCACCTACGCGCCGTGCCCGACCTGCCGGGGCGCCCGGTACAACGCCGAAACGCTGGAAGTCACCTACCGCGGCAAGAACATCGCGGAAGTGCTGGGGCTGTCCGTCGACGCCGCCGCCACGTTCCTGTCGGCCGTCCCGGCCGCCTCCCGCAGTCTGCAGACGTTGCGCGAGGTGGGCCTGGGGTACCTGCGGCTGGGGCAGCCCGCGACGGAACTCAGCGGTGGTGAGGCGCAACGCATCAAACTGGCCACCGAACTGCAGCGAGCCCGCCGCGGCCACGCGCTCTACCTGCTCGACGAGCCGACGGCGGGGCTGCACCCCTCGGACATCGCGCTGCTGCTGCGACAACTGCACCGGCTCGTCGACGCCGGCAACACCGTCGTCCTCGTCGAGCACGACCTGGACACGATCGCCACCGCCGACTGGGTCATCGACCTCGGCCCGGGCGGCGGCGACGCGGGCGGGCGGGTGGTTGCGGCGGGCCGGCCGGCCAAGGTGGCCAGGGCCCGCCGCAGCGCCACCGCGCCCTACCTCGCGGCCCGGCTCGCGCGCTCGGACGACGGCGCGAGGGGCTGA
- a CDS encoding TIGR00730 family Rossman fold protein has protein sequence MRRLAVFLASSNGYDPAYAALAADVGAELARRGIGLVYGGGRRGLMGVVADSALEAGGEVVGVMPRSMVEREWAHEGVTELVRCDSMHERKAIMAEYSDAFIALPGGLGTLEEIFEVWSWRQLGFHTKPVGFLNAGGFWTPLLDALRGLVDSGFLPAPTLDDLAVAPDLHALLERLEERLRSSPQPAHGEGLR, from the coding sequence ATGCGCCGTCTCGCCGTGTTCCTCGCCTCGTCCAACGGATACGACCCCGCGTACGCCGCGCTGGCAGCCGACGTCGGCGCTGAACTGGCTCGGCGCGGAATCGGTCTGGTCTATGGCGGTGGCCGCCGGGGCTTGATGGGGGTGGTGGCGGACAGCGCGCTGGAGGCGGGCGGCGAGGTCGTCGGCGTCATGCCGCGCAGCATGGTCGAGCGGGAGTGGGCTCACGAGGGGGTGACCGAGCTGGTCAGGTGCGACTCGATGCATGAGCGCAAGGCGATCATGGCCGAGTACTCCGACGCCTTCATCGCCCTGCCCGGTGGTCTGGGCACGCTGGAGGAGATCTTCGAGGTGTGGTCGTGGCGCCAACTCGGCTTCCACACCAAGCCGGTGGGCTTCCTCAATGCGGGAGGCTTCTGGACGCCGCTGCTCGATGCCCTGCGCGGCCTGGTCGACTCCGGCTTCCTGCCCGCCCCGACCCTGGACGACCTTGCCGTCGCCCCTGACCTGCACGCTCTGCTGGAGCGCCTTGAGGAACGGCTGCGCAGCTCCCCGCAGCCCGCGCACGGAGAGGGTCTGCGCTAG
- a CDS encoding enoyl-CoA hydratase/isomerase family protein, giving the protein MSYNDLPALTIGVSDGVATVTIDHPPLNLMDAVLLPSLRAFVARVRDDADVRVIVFESADPEFFVAHGDMAYLTDPDALPAATRAAIAAAPDSVIPEGLNILQTMSEEVRSLPQVTIGKLAGFARGAGNEFFMYLDMRFAAIGKSGQGQPESLMGILPGGGGTVNMTRLAGRARALELILGAELVGAELAERYGLINRALPAAELDSFVDTLARRIAGLRPEVIPITKAAVDAIAQPIPRAAYAVENEGLFAAFGDEVTELAHKLLAAGIQTREGERDHERIANSI; this is encoded by the coding sequence ATGAGCTACAACGACCTCCCCGCCCTGACGATCGGCGTCTCAGATGGGGTCGCGACGGTGACAATCGATCACCCGCCGCTGAACCTGATGGACGCGGTCCTCCTGCCCTCACTCCGGGCATTCGTCGCGCGTGTGCGCGATGACGCCGACGTCCGCGTCATCGTCTTCGAGAGCGCCGACCCGGAATTCTTCGTCGCGCACGGCGACATGGCCTACCTCACCGACCCTGACGCCCTGCCTGCAGCCACACGCGCCGCGATCGCGGCCGCACCGGACTCGGTCATCCCCGAGGGCCTGAACATCCTCCAGACGATGAGCGAGGAGGTCCGCTCCCTGCCGCAGGTCACCATCGGCAAGCTCGCGGGCTTCGCACGCGGCGCGGGCAACGAGTTCTTCATGTACCTGGACATGCGATTCGCGGCGATCGGCAAGTCGGGGCAGGGGCAGCCGGAGTCCTTGATGGGGATCCTCCCCGGAGGCGGCGGCACGGTGAACATGACGCGCCTGGCAGGAAGGGCCCGCGCGCTGGAGCTCATCCTCGGCGCCGAGCTCGTGGGCGCGGAGCTCGCGGAACGGTACGGCCTGATCAATCGTGCCCTGCCCGCAGCGGAACTCGATTCCTTCGTCGACACCCTCGCCCGACGGATCGCCGGCCTCCGCCCGGAGGTGATCCCCATCACGAAGGCTGCGGTCGACGCGATCGCGCAGCCGATTCCCCGTGCGGCATACGCCGTTGAGAACGAGGGCCTGTTCGCGGCGTTCGGCGATGAGGTCACCGAGCTCGCCCACAAGCTGCTCGCCGCTGGTATCCAGACCCGCGAGGGCGAACGCGACCACGAGCGCATCGCCAACAGCATCTGA
- a CDS encoding ATP-binding protein has product MAGRIGLSEHRAGEIALAMSEAAPNTTRHTVAGVIVLRVVRTDSKPGRVPGRGQRAGDGRRGRCHARRPLHHRHAGHGLGMIARLADTFDPHAASGHGTVLPARFWPRDARRGIPATSGEPPRSVVGGGTRPHQRRAGVRGLLSNTLGPHRADSARVSPAPRGARYPTAHPGADCARLRHARSRSADGCP; this is encoded by the coding sequence TTGGCCGGACGGATCGGGCTGAGCGAGCACCGAGCCGGTGAGATCGCCCTGGCAATGTCCGAAGCCGCCCCCAACACGACCAGGCACACTGTCGCGGGGGTGATCGTGCTGCGAGTCGTGCGAACCGACAGCAAGCCGGGTCGAGTTCCTGGCCGTGGACAGCGGGCCGGGGACGGCAGACGTGGCCGCTGCCATGCGCGACGGCCGCTCCACCACCGGCACGCTGGGCACGGCCTGGGCATGATCGCCCGGCTGGCGGACACCTTCGACCCGCACGCGGCGTCAGGGCACGGGACGGTGTTGCCGGCCCGCTTCTGGCCACGCGACGCTCGCCGGGGCATCCCGGCTACCAGTGGTGAGCCACCGCGGTCCGTGGTGGGAGGAGGGACCCGGCCCCATCAGCGGAGAGCAGGAGTGCGGGGACTGCTGAGCAACACGCTGGGGCCCCACCGAGCCGACAGCGCGCGGGTCTCCCCCGCTCCGCGCGGGGCCAGATACCCCACCGCGCATCCCGGAGCGGACTGCGCCAGGCTGCGGCATGCCCGCAGCCGGTCCGCAGACGGCTGCCCGTAG
- a CDS encoding PP2C family protein-serine/threonine phosphatase, whose product MESGDLELGELLAAAEAAPPGESVEVVAHDLRKRFGAEAVSFLFVDLIGRQLVRLAAAGADDAGRAGPIDLKGSVYDAVLQGQRQYVEADGQGGRRVITPVSNRGDCIGVLEVTLQSTDHTVLRQVRDAAHALAYIIVTDRRFTDLYHLSGRTTQTSLAAEIQHQLLPSAPCCEAEQFTLAAGLVPADDIGGDTYDYTLDRDTLHLSITDAMGHDTNSALLATLLVGALRQSRRSGCDALRQANHAHQSLLSHSRGLATGQLLCVDLDTGLCELVNAGHPRPLRLRRGAVEELKLDVNLPFGVAAPTSYRPQELQLLPGDRLVLLTDGMQERGAEAVDLISLIQDTRALHPREAVRSLTSAVLDACDGSLRDDATVLILDWHGNRRRPDETGSGVRG is encoded by the coding sequence GTGGAGAGTGGAGATCTTGAACTGGGTGAGCTGCTGGCCGCTGCGGAAGCGGCGCCGCCCGGAGAGTCCGTCGAGGTTGTGGCACACGATCTGCGGAAGCGGTTCGGCGCGGAGGCTGTGTCGTTCCTGTTCGTCGACCTCATCGGCCGGCAGCTGGTACGGCTCGCCGCGGCCGGAGCCGATGACGCGGGCCGTGCCGGGCCGATCGACCTGAAGGGCAGCGTCTACGACGCCGTGCTGCAAGGCCAGCGCCAGTACGTAGAAGCGGACGGACAGGGCGGACGGCGCGTCATCACGCCGGTCAGCAACCGCGGCGACTGCATCGGAGTTTTGGAGGTGACCTTGCAGTCGACCGACCACACCGTGCTGCGTCAGGTCCGTGACGCGGCGCACGCACTGGCCTACATCATCGTGACGGACCGCCGGTTCACCGATCTGTACCACCTGAGCGGGCGCACCACCCAGACCAGCCTGGCCGCGGAGATCCAGCATCAGCTGCTCCCCTCGGCACCCTGCTGCGAGGCGGAGCAGTTCACCCTTGCCGCCGGGCTGGTCCCGGCCGACGACATCGGTGGGGACACCTATGACTACACCCTCGACCGCGACACCCTGCACCTGTCCATCACCGACGCCATGGGTCACGACACAAACTCGGCGCTACTGGCCACCTTGCTGGTCGGCGCCCTGCGCCAGTCACGCCGCAGCGGCTGCGACGCCCTGAGACAAGCCAACCACGCCCACCAGTCCCTGTTGAGCCACAGCCGCGGCCTGGCCACGGGACAGCTGCTGTGCGTTGATCTCGACACGGGCCTGTGCGAACTGGTCAACGCGGGCCACCCCCGGCCGCTACGCCTACGAAGGGGCGCCGTCGAAGAACTCAAGCTTGACGTCAATCTGCCCTTCGGCGTGGCGGCGCCCACTTCCTACCGTCCGCAGGAGCTGCAACTGCTTCCCGGGGACCGTCTGGTCCTGCTCACCGATGGGATGCAGGAGCGCGGTGCCGAGGCCGTCGACTTGATCTCACTCATCCAAGACACGCGCGCGCTGCATCCACGAGAAGCCGTACGGAGCCTGACCTCCGCGGTCCTCGACGCCTGCGACGGCAGTCTCCGGGACGACGCCACCGTCCTGATACTGGACTGGCACGGCAACCGCAGACGACCGGACGAAACCGGATCGGGCGTTCGGGGCTGA